A portion of the Paenibacillus hamazuiensis genome contains these proteins:
- a CDS encoding extracellular solute-binding protein — protein sequence MSKRGFVALALAAAFTSGCFAADSGGAGRKAEDEADGSGRERQVKVMFAESANQKVNNETPIQREIAGRTRMNLVYEAVPASNFNEKKRTVLATQNLPDILQIDKQDANDFASAGVFLPLMDYMRQGKLPHFQTLWEATPGLDRLTVDGELYGFPALARGEAKNGFGPVIRKDLLLKHNLPEPRTFDELLDVLARLKEIYPGSVPWSIRKGTAQLLETTAYMLGSGFRAGGGIYFDHDAAGGAYVYGPATPAFKKVLGYLNKAYRMGVLDPDYAVSTQQMWTEKLTGGKSFFFLDNSGFGLNFTRDLRRLEPEGTFQVIPVPEYEDGKARALYYPSAVSGKMFAVSAKAKEPEELVKLIDWMYSEEAFRLMNFGVEGVHYTLDDKGRPEYRKEFVSRFAGAGPTPYYAVFSELGCCQLSFTPYYSNTMSQFQIEKLTGSWDGLNDEYWRIVGSDKAYREPVIDPPLTKAEAARVKELNIRLNTMLNREFDKFIMGLKPLDEYDKVMQKARELGGGELEDIYNQALNRLHKK from the coding sequence GTGAGCAAAAGGGGATTTGTTGCATTGGCCTTGGCCGCGGCGTTCACATCCGGCTGTTTCGCAGCGGATTCCGGCGGTGCGGGACGGAAGGCGGAGGACGAAGCCGATGGTTCCGGACGCGAGCGGCAGGTGAAAGTGATGTTCGCCGAATCGGCCAATCAAAAAGTCAATAACGAAACGCCGATTCAAAGGGAAATTGCCGGCAGGACGCGGATGAACCTGGTCTATGAAGCGGTTCCGGCCAGCAACTTTAACGAAAAGAAAAGAACGGTTCTCGCCACGCAAAATTTGCCGGATATACTGCAAATCGACAAGCAGGATGCGAACGATTTTGCCTCGGCGGGCGTTTTCCTGCCCTTGATGGACTACATGCGGCAGGGGAAGCTGCCCCACTTTCAGACGCTGTGGGAGGCGACTCCCGGGCTGGACAGGCTGACGGTCGACGGCGAGCTGTACGGCTTTCCGGCGCTGGCGCGAGGGGAAGCCAAAAACGGCTTCGGTCCGGTGATCCGGAAGGATCTGCTGCTAAAGCATAACTTGCCGGAGCCTCGAACATTTGACGAGCTTCTGGATGTGCTTGCCCGGCTGAAAGAAATTTATCCGGGCTCCGTCCCCTGGTCGATCCGCAAGGGGACGGCGCAGCTGCTGGAAACTACGGCGTATATGCTTGGAAGCGGATTCAGGGCGGGCGGCGGCATTTATTTCGATCACGATGCGGCCGGCGGTGCTTACGTGTACGGGCCGGCGACTCCGGCCTTCAAGAAGGTGCTGGGTTACCTGAACAAAGCATACCGGATGGGCGTGCTTGATCCGGATTATGCGGTGTCTACGCAGCAGATGTGGACGGAGAAGCTGACGGGCGGGAAATCGTTTTTTTTCCTCGACAACAGCGGGTTCGGCTTGAATTTTACGCGGGATTTGCGAAGGCTGGAACCGGAAGGTACGTTTCAGGTCATTCCCGTTCCCGAATATGAGGACGGCAAAGCCCGGGCGCTGTATTATCCGTCAGCGGTTTCAGGCAAGATGTTCGCCGTCAGCGCCAAAGCGAAGGAGCCGGAGGAGCTCGTCAAGCTGATCGATTGGATGTATTCCGAGGAGGCTTTCAGGCTGATGAATTTTGGGGTCGAGGGCGTGCATTATACGCTGGATGACAAAGGGCGGCCGGAGTACCGGAAGGAATTCGTCAGCCGGTTTGCCGGCGCCGGACCGACTCCGTATTATGCGGTGTTTTCCGAGCTCGGGTGCTGCCAGCTCAGCTTTACGCCGTATTACTCGAACACGATGTCGCAGTTTCAAATCGAGAAGCTGACCGGCAGCTGGGACGGGCTGAACGATGAGTATTGGCGTATCGTGGGCAGCGATAAAGCGTACCGCGAGCCGGTCATCGACCCGCCTCTGACGAAGGCCGAGGCCGCCCGCGTGAAGGAGCTGAACATCCGCCTGAACACGATGCTGAACCGGGAGTTCGACAAATTCATCATGGGGCTGAAGCCTTTGGACGAATACGACAAGGTGATGCAAAAAGCCCGCGAGCTGGGGGGCGGCGAGCTTGAAGACATATACAACCAAGCGCTGAACCGCCTGCATAAGAAATAA
- a CDS encoding helix-turn-helix domain-containing protein: MSMRNNPLAAGKENRLFVKILFYFLSLLIPIIITGVSTYMYSVQIMKKDFNERIKTNLQNAAGTMDANLESIQETSLDFFNDDMVHMLLMPKEQMSLEVRTEIWRLPRIIQRNENIISDFTDRMFVFIDDKDVYVSGGVNQFQSFFGKMYKYDKYDAAYWAEKLKSDKYIELLPAAAVKREGIHDKQVVPIVIMDRIQDHTAVMVLNVAVEAIENVLKGSAVFGSTQYVVVDGNGQPIYDPQGYTNDPLFSGMLRERKLPAAEMELMGNKYEVARAESGLYGWEYYSLTPAEEFARHTRGILQMTLILCLVLVVMGAAFAFIFSYRIYNPIRNIRNILLDQSELWNDSGKGYSGAPSNEFEQIQLGIRGLADRHLNYKMKYDRNTSDYVESSFLFLLKGHTLNQEEILRETLRADFGFDRKGFVCCAVHFDLKEAFYESIPDTDRINVMNGVKKIVWTLLGRQAPAYVLEYRQNLFVGIVNADAPADTKLLHRAFRDLLDIFRYDIHMYYDLTVGIGTFYEGINEIGVSYNEAMTAIGKRSAGERFQIVDSEQLRIEHRFLYSFFDEQKILNHLKLGNAESLPAIIEDIVASNMREGISYEYLQLLFKELQTTGIRYLAERGVDIRKLPLGSLPGFSAASDRTEPFAAAKELQGEILSFYRQIIEATKQENSPKSGSLVTLIEKYIEENYTKDLGLEQIAGEMGVSVKYVSRVFKEKTGVNLTDFINQVRMEKAKGLLAETDMRVNDIAEAIGIPSRTTFLRVFKKMEGVSPNEYRTIHRNHMTS, from the coding sequence ATGAGCATGCGGAATAACCCGCTGGCCGCCGGCAAGGAGAACCGGCTGTTCGTTAAAATATTGTTTTATTTTCTTTCCTTGCTGATTCCGATTATCATCACCGGAGTGTCTACGTATATGTACTCCGTGCAAATTATGAAAAAAGATTTTAACGAGCGGATCAAAACGAATCTGCAAAACGCGGCCGGCACGATGGACGCCAACCTGGAGTCGATTCAGGAAACGAGCCTCGATTTTTTCAACGACGATATGGTGCATATGCTGCTCATGCCGAAGGAGCAGATGAGCCTCGAGGTAAGAACGGAGATCTGGCGTCTGCCCCGCATCATTCAGCGCAACGAAAATATTATAAGCGATTTCACCGACCGCATGTTTGTATTCATCGACGACAAGGACGTGTATGTCAGCGGCGGGGTCAACCAGTTTCAATCGTTTTTCGGCAAAATGTACAAATACGATAAGTACGACGCGGCCTATTGGGCGGAGAAGCTGAAATCGGACAAATATATCGAGCTGCTCCCGGCTGCGGCAGTCAAACGGGAAGGCATTCATGACAAGCAGGTAGTCCCCATCGTCATCATGGACCGCATTCAGGACCATACCGCGGTCATGGTTTTGAACGTGGCGGTGGAAGCCATCGAGAACGTGCTGAAGGGCAGCGCGGTATTCGGTTCGACGCAATACGTCGTCGTGGACGGAAACGGGCAGCCGATTTACGATCCGCAGGGCTACACGAACGACCCTCTATTTTCCGGGATGCTTCGCGAACGGAAGCTTCCCGCCGCGGAAATGGAGCTGATGGGGAATAAATACGAGGTTGCCCGGGCGGAATCGGGACTTTACGGCTGGGAATACTACTCGCTCACACCGGCGGAAGAGTTTGCCCGCCATACGCGCGGCATTTTGCAGATGACGCTGATTCTTTGTCTGGTGCTGGTCGTGATGGGGGCGGCATTTGCCTTTATTTTCAGTTACCGCATATATAACCCGATCCGCAACATCCGCAACATTTTACTGGACCAAAGCGAGCTGTGGAACGACAGCGGAAAAGGCTATTCCGGCGCTCCTTCCAACGAATTTGAGCAGATCCAGCTGGGCATCCGCGGGCTGGCCGACCGTCATTTGAATTATAAAATGAAATACGACCGCAATACGAGCGACTATGTCGAGTCGTCCTTTCTTTTTCTGCTGAAGGGTCATACGCTTAATCAGGAGGAGATTTTGCGGGAAACGCTCCGCGCCGATTTCGGCTTCGACCGCAAGGGCTTCGTTTGCTGCGCCGTACATTTCGATCTGAAGGAGGCTTTTTACGAGAGCATTCCCGATACCGACCGGATCAACGTGATGAATGGAGTCAAGAAAATCGTCTGGACGCTGCTCGGGCGGCAGGCCCCGGCTTATGTGCTGGAATACCGGCAAAATCTGTTCGTCGGCATCGTCAATGCGGACGCGCCTGCGGATACGAAGCTGCTGCACCGGGCGTTCCGGGATTTGCTGGACATATTCCGCTACGACATCCACATGTATTACGATTTGACGGTCGGCATCGGAACGTTTTACGAGGGCATCAACGAGATCGGCGTTTCCTACAACGAAGCGATGACGGCGATCGGGAAAAGGAGCGCCGGGGAGCGATTCCAAATCGTCGACTCGGAACAGCTCCGGATTGAGCACCGTTTTTTGTATTCCTTTTTCGACGAACAAAAAATATTGAACCATCTCAAGCTGGGAAATGCCGAAAGCCTGCCTGCGATCATCGAAGATATCGTGGCTTCGAACATGAGGGAGGGCATTTCGTACGAGTATCTTCAGCTTCTGTTCAAGGAGCTGCAAACAACCGGCATTCGCTATTTGGCCGAACGGGGTGTGGACATCCGGAAGCTGCCGCTCGGCAGCCTGCCGGGGTTTTCCGCGGCGTCGGACCGTACGGAGCCGTTCGCGGCGGCGAAAGAGCTTCAGGGGGAAATTTTATCGTTTTACCGCCAAATCATCGAGGCGACGAAGCAGGAAAACAGCCCGAAATCGGGCAGCCTCGTGACGCTGATCGAGAAATATATCGAGGAAAACTATACGAAGGATTTGGGGTTGGAGCAGATCGCCGGGGAGATGGGGGTTTCCGTCAAATATGTGTCCCGGGTGTTCAAGGAGAAAACCGGCGTCAATTTGACAGATTTCATCAACCAGGTGCGCATGGAAAAAGCGAAAGGACTGCTGGCCGAAACGGATATGCGGGTGAACGACATCGCGGAGGCGATCGGCATTCCGAGCCGGACGACCTTTTTGCGCGTGTTCAAAAAAATGGAAGGCGTTTCCCCCAACGAATACCGCACGATTCATCGAAACCATATGACGTCTTAA
- the ltrA gene encoding group II intron reverse transcriptase/maturase, with product MKEGKGEVGFREGVEVPRKRRWHSLIDKIWAMPNLEEAFREVKRNRGAAGVDGVTIKVFESELERNLRTLQQELRAKAYKPMPVRRMYISKENGGQRPLGIPAIRDRVVQAATRRILEPIYEATFMECSFGFRPGRSAHMALENIRKDLMDGYVYVIDADLKSYFDLIPHDKLLKAVKEEVVDGSVLKLIESFLKSGVMENGSFHLNEQGSPQGGVISPLLANIYLNPLDKLMTERKHRITRYADDFVICCKSQKGAERVLQGVIRLLEQELGLKVHPEKTKIVNNLEQSFMFLGHEFKPGFWVTPSSKAKQKFKERVKAITRRNQTVNVEQLIRKKLNPYLRGWGSYFGWGNVGSLMREYDAWIRRRLRMVQLRSWKKAEELLQGTKKE from the coding sequence ATGAAGGAAGGAAAAGGAGAGGTAGGCTTTCGTGAGGGAGTAGAAGTCCCGAGAAAACGCAGATGGCACAGCCTCATCGACAAGATATGGGCGATGCCGAACCTTGAGGAGGCATTCCGGGAGGTCAAGCGCAACCGGGGAGCAGCGGGAGTAGACGGAGTGACCATAAAGGTATTCGAGAGTGAACTGGAGCGTAACTTAAGAACGCTTCAGCAGGAGCTGCGGGCGAAGGCATACAAGCCGATGCCGGTCAGGCGCATGTACATTTCCAAGGAAAATGGGGGTCAAAGGCCGCTCGGGATACCCGCAATTCGCGATCGCGTAGTACAGGCGGCGACCCGCCGAATCCTCGAACCGATTTACGAGGCGACATTTATGGAGTGTAGTTTTGGGTTTCGCCCGGGACGCAGTGCACACATGGCGCTGGAGAACATTCGGAAAGATCTCATGGATGGATACGTTTATGTGATCGACGCCGACCTGAAATCGTATTTCGATCTCATTCCACATGACAAGTTGCTTAAGGCCGTCAAGGAAGAAGTGGTGGATGGTAGTGTCCTAAAGCTCATAGAAAGCTTCTTAAAGTCCGGAGTCATGGAGAACGGAAGTTTTCACCTGAACGAGCAAGGAAGTCCACAGGGTGGGGTTATTAGTCCGCTTTTGGCGAATATCTACCTAAACCCGCTGGATAAGCTCATGACTGAACGGAAGCACCGTATAACACGGTACGCCGATGATTTTGTGATCTGCTGCAAATCCCAAAAGGGGGCAGAGAGGGTACTCCAAGGTGTTATTCGTCTACTGGAACAAGAGCTTGGGCTCAAAGTACACCCGGAGAAAACCAAGATCGTGAACAACTTGGAACAGTCCTTTATGTTCCTAGGTCATGAGTTTAAACCGGGATTTTGGGTTACTCCATCCTCGAAAGCCAAACAGAAATTTAAAGAACGCGTGAAAGCAATTACGCGGCGGAACCAAACGGTGAATGTGGAACAGCTGATCCGAAAGAAGTTGAATCCATATTTACGTGGATGGGGTAGCTATTTTGGCTGGGGCAACGTAGGAAGTCTGATGAGAGAGTACGATGCATGGATAAGGAGAAGGCTCCGGATGGTACAGTTGCGGAGCTGGAAAAAAGCCGAAGAACTTCTACAGGGCACTAAGAAAGAATAA
- a CDS encoding ABC transporter permease, translated as MIFFVPFCYYVIFHYWPMYGISIAFKDYNIVKGISGSPWVGLQHFEKFLKDPYFWKLVRNTLLINVYELIWAFPAPIVLALMLNEVKNQLFRRVVQSISYLPHFISTVVVCGMIVNFLSTDGLINQVVQWFGHEPVKFLMMPEWFRTIFVASGIWQNVGWGSIIYLAALTAVDVELYDAAKIDGANRWQQLLSITLPGIAPTISIMLILNLGRLMSIGFEKIILLYNGSTYETADVISTFVYRRGLLGSDFSYATAVELFQAAVGLVLLYGANRASKKISQTGLW; from the coding sequence ATGATTTTTTTTGTTCCGTTTTGCTACTACGTTATTTTTCATTACTGGCCGATGTACGGGATCAGCATCGCTTTCAAGGATTACAACATCGTCAAAGGCATTTCGGGCAGCCCCTGGGTCGGCCTGCAGCATTTCGAGAAGTTTTTGAAAGATCCGTATTTCTGGAAGCTGGTTCGCAATACGCTGCTCATCAACGTCTACGAGCTGATCTGGGCGTTTCCGGCTCCGATCGTGCTGGCGCTGATGCTGAATGAGGTGAAAAATCAGCTGTTCCGGCGCGTCGTTCAAAGCATCAGCTATTTGCCGCATTTTATTTCGACGGTGGTCGTTTGCGGCATGATCGTCAACTTTTTGTCCACGGACGGGCTCATCAATCAAGTGGTGCAGTGGTTCGGCCATGAGCCGGTCAAATTTTTGATGATGCCGGAATGGTTCCGGACGATCTTTGTCGCTTCGGGCATTTGGCAAAACGTCGGCTGGGGTTCGATCATTTATTTGGCAGCGCTTACGGCGGTGGACGTGGAATTGTACGACGCGGCGAAAATCGACGGCGCCAACCGCTGGCAGCAGCTGCTCAGCATCACGCTGCCCGGCATCGCGCCGACGATCTCGATCATGCTCATTCTGAACCTGGGCAGGCTGATGTCGATCGGCTTCGAGAAAATCATCCTGCTGTACAACGGCTCCACCTACGAAACGGCGGATGTCATCTCCACCTTCGTGTACCGCAGAGGGCTGCTGGGCAGCGATTTCAGCTACGCGACGGCGGTCGAGCTGTTCCAGGCGGCGGTCGGGCTCGTGCTGCTGTACGGTGCGAACCGGGCTTCGAAAAAAATCAGCCAAACCGGGCTTTGGTAA
- a CDS encoding carbohydrate ABC transporter permease produces the protein MSKRRVSFGSRLFDGVIIAALIALVFVTLYPMYYIFIVSISDGSAVNRGLVKFIPHDVTLEAYKIIFKNKDIWNAYRNTLLYTTVGTAINVVLSAMCAFSLSRKDMYGRSFFIFIIAFTMFLSGGLIPTYLVVQKLGLIDTMWAIVLPPAINTFNMIIMKTFFEGIPVSLQESAFLDGANDIQILARIIMPLSMPIIATMVLFYAVHHWNSFFPSLLYLNSKDMYPVQVLLRNIVIAGEFADQQGEIGSVGSGFRVVAANYKYAVIIISVVPILAVYPYLQKYFAKGVMIGALKG, from the coding sequence ATGAGCAAACGACGCGTTTCCTTCGGCTCCAGATTATTCGACGGCGTCATTATCGCAGCGCTGATCGCGCTCGTTTTCGTTACGCTGTATCCGATGTATTACATTTTCATCGTGTCGATCAGCGACGGCAGCGCGGTCAACCGCGGGCTGGTCAAATTCATCCCGCACGATGTGACGCTGGAAGCGTACAAAATCATTTTTAAAAACAAGGACATTTGGAACGCCTACCGCAATACGCTGCTCTACACGACGGTCGGCACGGCCATCAACGTCGTGCTGTCGGCGATGTGCGCCTTTTCGCTATCGCGCAAGGACATGTACGGGCGGAGTTTCTTTATCTTCATCATCGCCTTCACGATGTTTCTGAGCGGAGGGCTCATTCCGACGTATCTGGTCGTGCAGAAGCTGGGGCTGATCGATACGATGTGGGCGATCGTGCTGCCTCCGGCAATCAACACGTTCAACATGATCATCATGAAAACGTTCTTCGAAGGCATCCCGGTTTCGCTGCAGGAATCGGCGTTTTTGGACGGGGCGAACGATATCCAGATTTTGGCCCGGATCATCATGCCACTGTCGATGCCGATCATCGCCACAATGGTGCTGTTTTACGCGGTCCATCACTGGAACAGCTTTTTCCCGTCGCTGCTTTATTTGAACAGCAAGGACATGTATCCGGTGCAGGTGCTGCTGCGGAATATCGTCATCGCCGGCGAATTCGCCGACCAGCAGGGGGAGATCGGCAGCGTCGGCTCGGGCTTCCGGGTCGTCGCGGCCAACTACAAATACGCGGTGATCATCATCTCCGTCGTGCCGATATTGGCGGTATACCCTTATTTGCAAAAGTATTTTGCCAAAGGGGTTATGATCGGCGCTCTGAAGGGCTGA
- a CDS encoding extracellular solute-binding protein, whose product MAKKWKKAAGLSAASVILAAGLAACGGGNGSSPAPGSKTEGTGGQAAAPAGGKLSDKERTVKVVFSEAANQPVKNNSPIQQEILKRTGIKLEFETVPGSNYNDKKKTLIATNNLPDIIQVEKQDLNDFGSTGVFLPLTDYMKKGLMPNFKKIWDANPDMVKMTVDGELYAFPAVARNEAKNGFGPVIREDLLKKHQLAAPKTFDELLTVLGKLKELYPESRPWSTRNGTQQLLATGSYMLGSGYSKGNGMYFDKDADGGKYVYGPATPAFKNVLAYFNKAYKMGVLDPDYAVATQQQWVEKLTSGKSFFMLDNSGFGLNYTRDLRKTQPDAKFQVLPIPEYAPGKARANFYATVFTGKAFAISAKAKDPELLVKLIDWMYSEEASNLMNFGIEGVHYTKDEKGQPKFKEDYVAKFKNATPTPYYAIYSDLGCCQLSFTPHYTNTMTQFQIEKLSGNWDALNEEYWNIIAGDKAYVEPVMDPPLTKQEASRVKELNVTLNTMLDQEYDKFIMGVKKIDEYDAVIKKARDMGAGELEKIYNDALARLKK is encoded by the coding sequence ATGGCGAAAAAATGGAAAAAAGCGGCGGGCTTATCGGCAGCAAGCGTGATTTTGGCCGCGGGCCTTGCCGCCTGCGGAGGCGGAAACGGCTCGTCCCCGGCGCCTGGGAGCAAAACGGAAGGAACCGGCGGACAAGCGGCCGCCCCTGCGGGAGGAAAGCTGTCCGACAAAGAGCGTACGGTGAAGGTGGTGTTTTCCGAAGCGGCGAACCAGCCGGTGAAAAACAACTCGCCGATTCAGCAGGAAATTTTGAAGCGCACGGGCATCAAGCTCGAATTCGAGACGGTGCCGGGGAGCAATTACAACGATAAGAAGAAAACGCTGATCGCGACCAATAACCTGCCGGACATTATCCAGGTGGAGAAACAGGATCTGAACGATTTCGGCTCGACCGGGGTATTCCTGCCGCTTACGGATTACATGAAGAAAGGGCTGATGCCCAATTTCAAAAAGATTTGGGACGCGAACCCCGATATGGTCAAAATGACCGTGGACGGCGAGCTGTACGCCTTTCCCGCCGTCGCCCGAAACGAAGCGAAAAACGGCTTCGGGCCGGTTATCCGCGAGGACCTGCTGAAGAAACACCAGCTCGCCGCCCCGAAAACGTTCGATGAGCTTCTTACCGTGCTCGGCAAGCTGAAGGAGCTGTACCCGGAATCGCGGCCATGGTCGACGCGCAACGGTACCCAGCAGCTGCTGGCGACGGGCAGCTACATGCTCGGCAGCGGCTACAGCAAAGGAAACGGGATGTATTTCGACAAGGACGCGGACGGCGGCAAATATGTGTACGGCCCGGCGACGCCGGCTTTCAAAAACGTGCTCGCCTATTTTAACAAAGCGTACAAAATGGGCGTGCTCGACCCGGACTATGCGGTGGCTACCCAGCAGCAGTGGGTGGAGAAGCTGACCAGCGGCAAGTCGTTTTTCATGCTCGACAACAGCGGCTTCGGGCTCAACTACACGCGGGATTTGCGGAAAACGCAGCCGGACGCCAAGTTCCAGGTGCTGCCGATTCCCGAATATGCGCCGGGCAAGGCGCGTGCCAATTTCTACGCCACTGTGTTCACAGGCAAGGCGTTTGCGATCAGCGCGAAGGCGAAGGACCCCGAGCTGCTCGTCAAGCTGATCGACTGGATGTACTCGGAGGAGGCGTCGAACCTGATGAACTTCGGGATCGAAGGCGTCCATTATACGAAGGATGAGAAAGGGCAGCCGAAGTTCAAGGAGGATTACGTGGCGAAATTCAAAAACGCGACGCCGACGCCGTACTATGCGATCTATTCCGATCTCGGATGCTGCCAGCTCAGCTTTACGCCGCATTACACCAATACAATGACGCAATTTCAGATTGAAAAGCTGTCCGGAAACTGGGATGCTTTAAACGAGGAGTACTGGAACATTATCGCGGGCGACAAGGCTTACGTCGAACCGGTCATGGATCCGCCGCTCACCAAGCAGGAAGCGTCCCGCGTCAAAGAGCTGAACGTTACTCTCAATACGATGCTCGATCAGGAATACGACAAGTTTATTATGGGCGTCAAAAAAATCGACGAATATGACGCGGTCATCAAAAAAGCGAGAGATATGGGCGCGGGCGAGCTGGAGAAAATTTACAACGATGCGTTGGCGCGGCTGAAAAAGTAG